One segment of Shewanella piezotolerans WP3 DNA contains the following:
- the mobA gene encoding molybdenum cofactor guanylyltransferase MobA, with product MTITIDAVILAGGMARRMGGNDKGLVELESQPMIKHAIDRINPQVKEILINANRNQKVYSEFGFEVISDQDSGYLGPLAGMITAMSHTQADYLMVVPCDCPLLPRDLVNRMLAQLTTADAELAVASDGKREQPVVMLLKPSLRASMKAFLDAGERKIDFWYAKHNYIVTDFSDQPNAFINVNTPEQKQQLSEAIANEKNNLRCK from the coding sequence ATGACGATAACGATCGATGCAGTGATCCTCGCCGGCGGTATGGCCAGACGTATGGGTGGCAACGATAAAGGCTTAGTTGAATTAGAAAGCCAGCCGATGATAAAACATGCAATTGACAGGATAAATCCTCAAGTTAAGGAGATCCTGATCAACGCAAACCGTAATCAAAAGGTGTATTCTGAATTCGGCTTTGAGGTCATCAGTGATCAAGACAGCGGTTACCTTGGACCCTTAGCAGGAATGATCACAGCGATGAGTCACACACAAGCAGACTATTTAATGGTCGTGCCTTGCGATTGTCCGTTGTTACCGCGTGATTTAGTAAACAGAATGCTGGCGCAGTTGACTACAGCAGATGCAGAGCTTGCAGTTGCAAGCGATGGTAAACGCGAACAACCCGTAGTGATGCTATTAAAGCCGAGTTTACGGGCATCAATGAAAGCATTTTTAGATGCTGGCGAACGAAAAATCGATTTTTGGTACGCCAAGCACAATTACATAGTGACTGATTTCAGCGACCAACCGAATGCCTTTATTAACGTCAATACGCCAGAACAGAAGCAGCAACTTAGCGAAGCTATCGCCAACGAAAAGAATAACCTGAGGTGTAAATGA
- a CDS encoding bifunctional molybdopterin-guanine dinucleotide biosynthesis adaptor protein MobB/molybdopterin molybdotransferase MoeA codes for MSIPFTNPLPIPVLGFCAYSGTGKTTLLKQLIPELNRRGIRLAVIKHAHHNFDVDIPGKDSFEMRKAGAKQMLVASHVRWALMTEDARDSDPELPHLLNQIEADKVDIVLVEGFKKLELPKIELHRAAHGKPFIHTHDDNIQAIACCDDTELPAELRRLNINNVPQIVDYVCDYIANWKPCPIDLPMAPSCGCELDNSTTLSVRQGIDKILSYVSPVTSTETVALDELENRVLASDAISPVNVPQHTNSAMDGYAFKLATDDQAYKMVGEVMAGHAYAGTIQAGEAVRIMTGAPVPAGADTVQLRELANEQDGQVSFEGEMAVGQHVRQAGEDIAQGATALAANTRLHAAEQGLLASLGFGELSVFKRPTVAVFSTGDEVCQPGEPLKPNCIFDSNRYTIKSMAKKLGCEVIDLGIIQDSEAALADALKNAAKQADIVISSGGVSVGDADYIKTVLEQVGQINFWRINMRPGRPLAFGQIDNSLFFGLPGNPVAVMVSFLQFVQPAIRKLAGEQNWTPTMVPATTDKPLRSRVGRTEFMRGVYHLAADGKLHVTTTGAQGSGMLSSMVKGNCLIVIGEKDDQLQPGDTVYIQPFADLL; via the coding sequence ATGAGCATACCTTTTACTAATCCGTTACCTATTCCCGTTCTCGGATTTTGTGCCTACAGCGGCACAGGCAAAACCACTTTATTAAAGCAATTGATTCCAGAGCTTAACCGCCGTGGTATTCGCCTCGCTGTTATCAAGCACGCTCATCATAATTTTGATGTCGATATTCCAGGCAAAGACAGTTTTGAGATGCGTAAAGCAGGTGCCAAGCAGATGCTAGTCGCCTCTCATGTTCGTTGGGCGTTAATGACTGAAGATGCACGCGACTCTGACCCAGAGCTGCCTCACCTGTTAAATCAGATTGAAGCTGACAAAGTCGATATCGTCTTGGTTGAAGGCTTTAAAAAGCTCGAACTGCCAAAAATTGAATTGCACCGCGCTGCCCATGGGAAACCGTTCATCCATACCCATGACGACAACATTCAAGCGATTGCTTGTTGCGATGATACCGAGCTACCAGCTGAGCTAAGACGTCTAAATATTAATAATGTGCCGCAGATAGTCGATTACGTCTGTGACTACATAGCGAACTGGAAGCCGTGCCCTATCGACCTACCAATGGCGCCAAGCTGTGGTTGCGAACTCGATAACAGCACGACTCTGTCGGTACGCCAAGGGATTGATAAAATTCTCTCTTACGTTAGTCCTGTTACCTCGACTGAAACCGTTGCACTAGATGAGCTGGAAAATAGAGTACTCGCAAGTGATGCGATCTCACCCGTTAACGTGCCCCAGCACACTAACTCGGCGATGGACGGCTACGCCTTTAAACTCGCTACTGACGACCAAGCGTATAAGATGGTTGGCGAAGTGATGGCTGGCCACGCTTATGCAGGCACCATTCAAGCAGGCGAAGCAGTACGCATCATGACAGGCGCTCCTGTGCCTGCTGGCGCAGATACTGTGCAATTACGCGAACTGGCTAACGAACAAGATGGCCAAGTGAGCTTCGAAGGCGAGATGGCTGTAGGTCAACACGTCAGACAGGCGGGTGAAGATATTGCCCAAGGCGCCACTGCGCTTGCCGCCAATACTCGCCTACACGCTGCAGAGCAAGGTCTGCTTGCATCTCTTGGTTTTGGTGAACTCTCCGTCTTTAAACGTCCAACTGTTGCGGTGTTCTCAACAGGTGATGAAGTTTGCCAGCCAGGCGAGCCATTGAAGCCTAACTGCATTTTCGATTCCAACCGTTACACCATCAAGTCGATGGCCAAAAAGCTTGGTTGTGAAGTCATCGATCTGGGCATTATTCAAGATTCAGAAGCTGCGCTAGCTGATGCACTTAAAAATGCAGCGAAACAAGCTGATATTGTGATCAGTTCAGGTGGTGTATCGGTCGGCGATGCCGACTACATCAAAACGGTACTCGAGCAGGTGGGTCAGATTAACTTCTGGCGGATTAACATGCGCCCGGGTCGTCCGCTGGCATTTGGCCAAATCGATAACAGCTTGTTCTTCGGGCTACCGGGCAATCCAGTTGCAGTGATGGTGTCGTTCCTGCAATTTGTACAACCTGCCATTCGCAAGCTTGCAGGCGAGCAAAACTGGACACCGACGATGGTGCCAGCAACCACAGATAAACCACTGCGCAGCCGAGTCGGTCGTACCGAGTTTATGCGCGGAGTATACCATCTAGCAGCGGATGGTAAGTTACATGTAACCACAACAGGTGCTCAAGGCTCAGGGATGCTTAGCTCTATGGTAAAAGGAAACTGCCTCATCGTGATAGGTGAAAAAGATGATCAGTTACAACCAGGTGACACAGTTTATATCCAACCTTTTGCCGACCTTCTATAA
- the moaA gene encoding GTP 3',8-cyclase MoaA: MSLIVDNFGRTVEYLRLSVTDRCDFRCVYCMSEDPCFLSKEHVLSLEELAWVGQAFTELGVKKIRLTGGEPLVRTDCDQLVKLLGKLPGLEELSMTTNGSRLTRFAHEMHDSGLNRLNISLDTLKPDLFTSLTRNGKVDRVIAGIDAARAAGFKKIKVNAVILRGQNDDEVLDLIEFCRERELDIAFIEEMPLGVIDERKRSRHCSSEEIKALIRERYQLNRSNRRTGGPARYYTMPGSDIHVGFISPHSNNFCHECNRVRVTVEGRLLLCLGNENSVDLKAIVREFPGDIEKLKTAILDGIKHKPKEHHFDPNGETQILRFMNATGG, from the coding sequence ATGAGTTTGATTGTTGATAACTTTGGCCGCACAGTCGAGTACCTACGGCTGTCAGTCACAGACCGCTGTGATTTTCGTTGTGTGTATTGCATGAGCGAAGATCCGTGCTTCTTAAGTAAAGAGCATGTACTTAGTCTTGAAGAGCTAGCCTGGGTTGGCCAAGCCTTTACTGAGTTAGGGGTAAAGAAGATTCGCTTAACGGGTGGCGAGCCGCTAGTACGTACTGACTGCGATCAGTTAGTTAAACTGCTTGGTAAACTACCGGGACTTGAAGAGCTGTCGATGACCACCAACGGTTCACGGTTAACCCGCTTTGCACACGAGATGCATGACTCAGGGCTTAACAGGCTCAATATCAGCCTAGACACGCTAAAACCGGATCTGTTCACCAGCCTGACCCGCAACGGCAAAGTTGATCGAGTTATTGCAGGTATAGACGCCGCCCGCGCTGCAGGTTTTAAGAAGATTAAAGTGAATGCAGTAATTCTGCGTGGCCAAAATGATGATGAAGTATTAGATCTCATTGAATTTTGCCGCGAACGCGAACTCGATATCGCTTTTATCGAAGAGATGCCTTTAGGTGTTATTGATGAGCGGAAACGCAGCCGTCATTGCAGTAGTGAAGAGATCAAGGCGTTAATTCGCGAGCGCTACCAGCTGAACAGATCTAATCGCCGCACCGGTGGCCCTGCACGTTACTACACTATGCCGGGCAGCGATATTCATGTTGGTTTTATCTCGCCTCACAGCAACAACTTCTGCCATGAATGTAACCGCGTGCGCGTAACGGTTGAAGGACGCTTATTGCTTTGTTTAGGCAACGAGAACTCCGTCGATTTAAAAGCGATTGTACGTGAATTCCCAGGAGACATAGAAAAGTTAAAAACCGCCATTTTAGATGGTATTAAGCACAAACCAAAAGAGCACCACTTCGATCCCAACGGCGAAACCCAGATCTTAAGGTTTATGAATGCCACTGGTGGATAA
- the lepB gene encoding signal peptidase I, translating to MRALKLNFVIVMFFITHVLILRWNDHFSNFKSLQHYPIMFLFLFLILLVILLVAFRDIKLKALSLALLYLIGYTYLLKTEHFFLFGYAISDVQGRSMEPVLNSGDRLIYKIREGDAIERGDIVTTTVKKLHEEGNIGIIKAVAGVPGDNIFVCDYEVFINGDSFYNEYKPLSDCLHIEKIQLTDKSYYLLGYNKYNSHDSRYFGPVKLSQIELFLAYKVSEESAVTYF from the coding sequence ATGAGGGCGTTAAAACTAAATTTTGTTATTGTAATGTTTTTTATTACTCATGTGCTAATTTTAAGATGGAACGATCACTTCTCTAACTTTAAATCGTTACAACATTACCCGATAATGTTTTTGTTTCTGTTTTTGATTTTACTGGTGATTCTTTTGGTAGCGTTTAGAGATATAAAACTTAAAGCACTAAGTTTAGCTTTGCTATATTTAATTGGTTATACTTATTTACTTAAAACGGAGCACTTTTTTCTTTTTGGTTACGCTATTAGTGATGTACAAGGGCGTTCAATGGAACCAGTTTTAAACTCTGGCGACCGTTTGATATACAAGATAAGAGAGGGAGATGCTATAGAAAGAGGTGATATCGTTACCACAACCGTTAAAAAACTGCATGAGGAAGGAAATATAGGTATCATTAAAGCTGTTGCAGGAGTTCCTGGTGATAATATTTTTGTTTGCGATTATGAGGTGTTTATCAATGGTGATTCTTTTTACAATGAATATAAGCCACTCTCCGATTGTTTGCATATCGAAAAAATTCAGCTGACAGATAAATCATATTATTTATTAGGATATAATAAGTATAACAGCCATGATTCTAGATATTTTGGTCCCGTTAAGCTGTCCCAAATTGAACTTTTTTTAGCTTATAAAGTATCCGAAGAGTCTGCTGTTACTTACTTTTAG
- a CDS encoding GNAT family N-acetyltransferase, whose amino-acid sequence MIVESVLPEYYAEMLAVWENSVRATHDFITEEDIEFFKPIIIEQAFPAVTLRCIKSESGSILGFVGVHDAKVEMLFVLNEARGLGVGTALLQYAIEQLAAAKVDVNEQNPLAVGFYQHMGFKVISRSPIDDMGKPFPILHMEL is encoded by the coding sequence ATGATTGTAGAAAGTGTACTTCCTGAATATTACGCAGAAATGCTTGCTGTTTGGGAAAACTCAGTCCGAGCCACTCATGATTTTATTACAGAAGAAGATATTGAGTTTTTTAAACCAATAATTATCGAACAAGCCTTTCCTGCAGTAACACTGCGGTGCATTAAAAGCGAAAGCGGTTCAATCCTTGGTTTTGTAGGTGTTCACGATGCCAAGGTTGAGATGCTATTTGTATTAAATGAAGCTAGAGGCTTAGGCGTTGGTACAGCGTTATTGCAATATGCTATTGAGCAATTAGCCGCTGCCAAGGTTGATGTTAATGAGCAAAATCCGCTTGCAGTAGGCTTTTACCAGCATATGGGGTTTAAAGTTATTTCGCGCTCACCAATCGATGATATGGGTAAACCGTTTCCGATTCTGCATATGGAGCTATAG
- the mutM gene encoding bifunctional DNA-formamidopyrimidine glycosylase/DNA-(apurinic or apyrimidinic site) lyase, whose protein sequence is MPELPEVEVTKQGVSPYLIDNRVTDLIIRNPSLRWPVPDIAKQIIGQTIRAVRRRAKYLLIDTDAGTTIVHLGMSGSLRILPINSPVEKHDHIDLVLASGKILRYNDPRRFGAWLWNELPEQAHPLLAKLGPEPLESAFNSSYLLSALANKKKAIKLCLMDNHIVVGVGNIYANEALFAAGIHPQAEAGKVDAERISILVAEVKQILARAIKQGGTTLKDFTNAEGKPGYFAQKLHVYGRGGDTCTHCGQLLSEIRLGQRATVFCSICQQR, encoded by the coding sequence ATGCCGGAACTCCCCGAAGTAGAAGTCACCAAGCAAGGAGTTTCTCCTTATTTAATTGATAACAGGGTGACGGATTTAATCATTCGCAACCCTTCACTGCGCTGGCCTGTGCCTGATATTGCTAAACAGATAATCGGCCAAACGATTAGAGCAGTGCGACGCCGTGCAAAGTACTTACTGATAGATACTGATGCTGGCACGACAATTGTCCATCTTGGCATGTCAGGAAGTTTGCGGATCTTGCCTATAAACAGCCCAGTTGAAAAACATGACCACATCGATTTGGTACTCGCTAGCGGAAAAATATTACGTTACAACGATCCACGACGTTTTGGTGCATGGCTCTGGAACGAGCTACCAGAACAGGCTCACCCACTATTAGCTAAGTTAGGACCCGAGCCGTTAGAAAGCGCATTCAACAGCAGCTATCTGTTGAGCGCTTTAGCAAACAAAAAGAAGGCGATAAAACTGTGCTTGATGGACAATCATATCGTAGTTGGGGTCGGTAATATTTATGCCAATGAGGCGCTATTTGCAGCGGGTATTCACCCACAAGCAGAGGCGGGTAAGGTCGATGCTGAGCGCATTAGCATATTAGTTGCAGAGGTAAAACAGATCCTTGCCCGAGCGATTAAGCAAGGCGGCACCACCTTGAAAGATTTCACCAACGCCGAGGGGAAACCGGGCTACTTCGCCCAAAAGCTACATGTATATGGTCGAGGTGGTGATACTTGTACTCATTGCGGTCAGTTACTCAGTGAAATACGTTTAGGCCAGCGAGCCACTGTATTTTGTAGCATCTGCCAACAGCGTTAA
- a CDS encoding VTT domain-containing protein: protein MNIKLFVRLVGLLFMAILVAVTVQQGFFQRLSDSQWVADYVADNGSRAVAELVLMGAFFSCIAGPRQVLAFVFGYALGGVQGAIFATIAALLGCIILFYFSRFVFREQIKRRFEKKLTKLEALIIHKTWLKALMIRLLPLGSNYITNLLAGTTCVSPWQFFVGSGIGFLPQMFIFSFAGAGVSLSDEHHLQVSVALFAIALAIGIYLYRTRLGKQLIKAGD, encoded by the coding sequence TCAGCAAGGCTTTTTTCAGCGCTTGAGTGATAGTCAGTGGGTGGCTGATTATGTCGCAGATAATGGCTCCCGCGCTGTGGCTGAACTGGTATTGATGGGGGCTTTTTTCTCCTGTATTGCTGGGCCAAGGCAAGTACTGGCGTTTGTTTTTGGCTATGCCTTGGGTGGTGTGCAGGGCGCTATCTTTGCCACTATCGCGGCGCTGCTGGGCTGTATCATCCTATTTTACTTTTCCCGCTTTGTATTTCGCGAACAGATTAAACGCCGCTTTGAGAAGAAACTTACTAAATTAGAAGCGCTTATTATCCACAAAACTTGGCTTAAAGCCTTGATGATCCGTTTATTGCCTCTAGGCAGTAATTACATCACCAACCTGCTTGCGGGAACCACCTGTGTTAGCCCGTGGCAGTTTTTTGTGGGTAGCGGTATTGGCTTTTTACCGCAGATGTTCATCTTTAGTTTTGCCGGAGCGGGCGTTAGCCTGAGCGACGAGCATCATCTGCAGGTGAGCGTAGCGCTATTTGCAATAGCGCTAGCAATAGGCATCTACCTTTATCGCACTCGATTAGGCAAGCAGCTTATAAAAGCTGGCGATTAA